One window of the Halarcobacter mediterraneus genome contains the following:
- a CDS encoding TonB-dependent siderophore receptor, which translates to MQKKVFSIVAASFILFPNIVFSAQTKTNDTVSLAEVTIVSDGSEENEQSYYKTNSTSVTRTDTPLLETAQSVQVLTGQVLDDLNLVTLDNTLDYVSGISRQNNFGGMWDNFSIRGFSGHENSGISLLKNGFADNRGYNAPRDTANIESIEFLKGPSGSLYGNTEPGGTINIVTKQPKFITENSIETMLGSEDFYRVSADVTGPLSESFAYRLNVAAEKKKSFRDYIESERYVIAPSFLWELNDKTYLTYNGEFIRQEAPLDRGIVAINENVEAIDSKTFFGNPNDGNMILENYTHQLKLEHEFSDNWSAKIGLAYKTGAFKGTGSEVKPFVNVTTDSVTLRSRYRDYDSEDISFQADIKNVSNIGNFQNTLLFGVESYRYELDSLMYTLNNSVRIDNIYNNPIYTTLATGRGTLSTNKYEEQKGMAFFAQDELAFSDSWRLLLGLRYDEIDMDSIDYRRNTTTSQNNYALSPRIGITYLINSSWSWYATSGKSFRPNSGVDINGETFDAEEGLSIETGLKFESYDKEIGGTLALYRIDKENVLTGSDPDGTYSVAAGEVRSQGIEFDIGGRLTSNLKLNANYTYTDTEVTKDMGGAVDWWTGTVVNLEGKELSNIPKHSAGVLLMWEDTLANNGSYGIGSNILYVGKRQGNYINSFTLPDYVTVGLTSYWQANENLKFKLNIDNIFDEDYIASSYDRSWVTPGSPRSFTLSMTYKF; encoded by the coding sequence ATGCAGAAAAAAGTTTTTTCTATAGTAGCTGCTTCATTTATATTATTCCCTAATATAGTGTTTTCAGCTCAGACAAAAACTAATGATACTGTTTCATTAGCTGAGGTAACCATTGTAAGTGATGGTTCTGAAGAAAATGAACAATCTTATTATAAAACAAACTCAACTTCTGTTACTCGTACAGATACGCCTCTTTTAGAAACAGCACAATCAGTTCAGGTACTTACAGGACAAGTATTAGATGACTTAAATCTTGTTACTCTTGATAATACCCTAGATTATGTAAGTGGGATCTCTAGACAAAATAATTTTGGTGGAATGTGGGATAACTTTTCAATTAGAGGTTTTTCAGGACATGAAAATTCAGGAATAAGTTTACTTAAAAATGGTTTTGCAGATAATAGAGGATATAATGCACCTCGTGATACAGCAAATATTGAAAGTATAGAGTTTCTAAAAGGACCTTCTGGTTCACTTTATGGAAATACAGAACCAGGTGGAACTATAAATATAGTTACAAAGCAGCCAAAGTTTATAACTGAAAACTCAATAGAAACAATGCTAGGAAGTGAAGACTTTTATAGGGTGTCAGCAGATGTAACTGGACCTTTAAGTGAATCTTTTGCTTATAGATTAAATGTTGCAGCAGAAAAGAAAAAAAGTTTTCGTGACTATATTGAAAGTGAAAGATATGTCATAGCTCCATCTTTTCTTTGGGAATTAAATGATAAGACTTATCTTACTTATAATGGAGAATTTATTAGACAAGAAGCACCTCTTGATAGAGGAATTGTAGCAATAAATGAAAATGTTGAAGCAATTGACTCTAAAACTTTTTTTGGAAATCCAAATGATGGAAATATGATACTTGAAAATTATACTCATCAATTAAAACTAGAGCATGAGTTTTCAGATAATTGGAGTGCTAAAATTGGATTGGCATACAAAACAGGAGCTTTTAAAGGAACTGGTTCAGAAGTAAAACCTTTTGTAAATGTAACAACAGATAGTGTGACTCTTCGTTCTCGATATAGAGATTATGACTCAGAAGATATCTCTTTTCAAGCAGATATTAAAAATGTTTCAAATATAGGAAATTTTCAAAATACCCTTTTATTTGGTGTTGAGTCTTATCGATATGAGTTAGATTCTTTGATGTATACTTTAAATAATTCAGTAAGAATTGATAATATATATAACAATCCAATTTATACTACTTTAGCTACAGGGAGAGGTACTTTATCTACAAATAAATATGAAGAACAAAAAGGAATGGCATTTTTTGCACAAGATGAATTGGCTTTTTCAGACTCTTGGAGATTACTTTTAGGTTTAAGATATGATGAAATAGATATGGATTCTATTGATTATAGAAGAAATACAACAACTTCTCAAAATAATTATGCTCTTTCTCCTCGAATAGGAATAACATATCTTATAAATTCAAGCTGGTCTTGGTATGCAACTTCTGGAAAGTCATTTAGACCAAACTCTGGAGTTGATATAAATGGAGAAACCTTTGATGCTGAAGAAGGTTTATCTATAGAAACAGGATTAAAGTTTGAATCTTATGATAAAGAAATAGGTGGAACTTTAGCTTTATATAGAATTGATAAAGAAAATGTTCTAACTGGTTCTGACCCAGATGGTACTTATTCTGTTGCAGCAGGTGAAGTGAGAAGCCAAGGTATCGAGTTTGATATTGGAGGAAGACTTACTTCTAATTTAAAGTTAAATGCAAACTATACTTATACTGATACAGAAGTTACTAAAGATATGGGTGGTGCAGTTGACTGGTGGACAGGAACAGTTGTAAACCTTGAAGGGAAAGAGTTATCAAATATACCTAAGCATAGTGCAGGAGTTCTTCTTATGTGGGAAGATACTTTGGCTAATAATGGTTCTTATGGTATAGGAAGTAATATTTTATATGTTGGTAAAAGACAAGGAAATTATATAAATAGTTTTACTTTACCTGATTATGTTACTGTTGGTTTAACTTCTTATTGGCAAGCTAATGAGAACTTAAAATTTAAATTGAATATTGATAATATTTTTGATGAAGATTATATCGCAAGTAGTTATGATCGTTCTTGGGTAACACCTGGTTCACCAAGAAGTTTTACATTGAGTATGACTTATAAATTTTAA
- a CDS encoding DUF4198 domain-containing protein, whose amino-acid sequence MKKISALIIGLFVGTAAFSHDLWVTATNEDVIKANMIYGHDFPKPEKIKEERKVLFEPIKVIGKDTTLTLSQKGELYSYVGKDKLKDGTYIIKATYKPTPWIETVDGKWEMNKTRKDTKKEVKHCGIYSMSAKSILNVGNADSDLITKPLGKGLEFTPLVKASQFKEGMPIKFKVTRDGKPLKIHEVYGSLESYSKDDMSMAFYGKTNLRGEVTFKALKSGLWYLKTSYDKDSGNKDCEHIGDKATISFYVN is encoded by the coding sequence ATGAAAAAAATCTCAGCATTAATAATTGGTCTTTTTGTAGGAACAGCAGCATTTTCACATGATTTGTGGGTTACAGCTACAAATGAAGATGTAATAAAGGCAAATATGATATATGGACATGATTTTCCAAAACCTGAAAAAATAAAAGAAGAAAGAAAAGTACTTTTTGAACCTATTAAAGTTATTGGTAAAGATACAACTCTTACACTTTCTCAAAAAGGAGAACTTTATAGTTATGTAGGTAAAGATAAACTAAAAGATGGTACATATATTATAAAAGCTACTTATAAACCAACACCTTGGATTGAAACAGTAGATGGAAAATGGGAAATGAATAAAACAAGAAAAGATACTAAAAAAGAAGTAAAACATTGTGGTATCTATTCTATGTCAGCAAAGTCAATTTTGAATGTAGGAAATGCTGATAGTGACTTAATTACAAAACCTTTAGGTAAAGGACTTGAATTTACTCCTTTAGTAAAAGCTTCACAGTTCAAAGAAGGAATGCCAATAAAGTTTAAAGTTACAAGAGATGGGAAACCTTTGAAAATACATGAAGTATATGGAAGTTTAGAATCATACTCTAAAGATGATATGAGTATGGCTTTTTATGGAAAAACAAATTTAAGAGGAGAAGTTACTTTTAAAGCATTAAAAAGTGGACTTTGGTATCTAAAAACTTCTTATGATAAAGATAGTGGAAATAAAGATTGCGAACATATAGGAGATAAAGCTACTATATCTTTTTATGTAAATTAA
- a CDS encoding aminotransferase class V-fold PLP-dependent enzyme has protein sequence MKKDIYRPFFDKNTNTLDFIRYNTIGKNKNDYFDYTASGLAFRQIENRIRDVLETYANTHSKESLNANITQQYYNEAIESLKNSLELNEEFAIIPSGCGSTAAIKKFQELLGLYIPPATIKRFGISVAKKKLPLIIVGPYEHHSNEVSYREALCEVVRIQLTDEGLINLRQLKEILQENRHREIIGCFCIASNVTGIITPYEEISRLLRLYGAIVCFDAAASSSYMNIPCELYDALVMSPHKLLGGPASCGILAIKKSLVDDTLAPTFAGGGTVAYVNSQIQEYEKDISTRETAGTPGILQLIRSALAYKLRNEIGFEFIKNQKKDLLTHLLKGLNKIENITIYGNKEEDNIGIVSFNIANVNPYKICEKLSSSSGIQTRAGCSCAGPYGHDLLGKKSKEELEEKPGWLRISVHYSQKKEDIDKLLNAINDFIK, from the coding sequence ATGAAAAAAGATATTTATAGACCATTTTTTGATAAAAATACAAATACATTAGATTTTATTAGATATAACACAATAGGTAAAAATAAAAATGACTATTTTGACTATACTGCCTCAGGACTTGCTTTTAGACAAATAGAAAATAGAATAAGAGATGTTCTTGAAACCTATGCAAATACACACTCTAAAGAGTCTTTAAATGCAAATATAACACAGCAATACTACAATGAGGCTATTGAATCTTTAAAAAATAGTTTAGAACTAAATGAAGAATTTGCAATTATTCCAAGTGGCTGTGGTTCTACTGCTGCAATAAAAAAATTTCAAGAATTATTAGGATTATATATTCCACCTGCAACAATAAAGAGATTTGGAATTTCAGTTGCAAAGAAGAAATTACCACTTATTATTGTAGGACCTTATGAACATCACTCAAATGAAGTAAGCTATAGAGAAGCCCTTTGTGAAGTTGTAAGAATACAATTAACAGATGAAGGCTTAATTAATTTACGACAATTAAAAGAAATCTTGCAAGAAAATCGGCATAGAGAAATCATAGGTTGCTTTTGTATTGCTTCTAATGTTACAGGTATCATAACTCCTTATGAAGAAATATCAAGATTATTAAGACTTTATGGAGCTATTGTATGTTTTGATGCAGCAGCTAGCTCTTCATATATGAATATTCCATGTGAACTATATGATGCACTTGTAATGTCTCCCCACAAACTCCTGGGAGGTCCTGCAAGTTGTGGAATTCTTGCTATAAAAAAATCTTTAGTAGATGATACCCTTGCACCTACTTTTGCAGGAGGTGGAACAGTTGCTTATGTAAATTCTCAAATACAAGAATATGAAAAAGATATTAGTACAAGAGAAACAGCTGGAACACCCGGAATTTTACAACTTATTCGTTCTGCTCTTGCATATAAACTTAGAAATGAAATAGGCTTTGAATTTATTAAAAACCAAAAAAAAGACTTACTTACACATCTACTAAAAGGTTTAAACAAAATAGAAAATATTACTATTTATGGAAATAAAGAAGAAGATAATATAGGAATAGTATCTTTTAATATTGCAAATGTAAACCCTTATAAAATATGTGAAAAACTTTCTTCATCTAGTGGTATTCAAACAAGAGCTGGGTGTTCTTGTGCTGGTCCTTATGGACATGATTTATTAGGGAAAAAATCTAAAGAAGAACTAGAAGAAAAGCCTGGCTGGTTACGTATTTCAGTTCACTATTCTCAAAAAAAAGAAGATATAGATAAACTTCTAAATGCTATAAATGACTTTATAAAATAA
- a CDS encoding nitrite/sulfite reductase: MAKESKAQRVERIKKEKDGLDVLQDIYLYAVTGEAVHPEDIDRLKWYGLYTQNRNLQAEDDETLYFMLRVKLEGGQLTLPQLKIVSEISEKYARGTADFTTRQDLQFHYIRVVDLPEIFRLLDTVGLCTIFAAGDVPRNVVSCPINGIDHEEIADVRDIVDKLNEAFKGNRLFSNLPRKYKIGVNGCSKNCMHHEIQDVSFNAAKTDNGKVQFAVSVGGGLASNKRIANHIGYVAPSQVVPLAKAITKIYRDHGLREKRNKARLGHLIESWGLEKFVEVLQSSLTFRIKEPEDLQYTHSKFREHFGIHESKQKGKSYIGCSLNSGHIGVDGLNNLIKLFEKYEATALKCTVTQNIIILDAPTNKVKEFAKDLEEVHIYPNPSNFRARTQACTGIDFCKFAISETKGVAKKLVEHLENKFPEFGERITISVNGCPNSCAHPHIVDIGLMGTKVKKEGKPVSGFELLVGGFLEGDKSQFNQKIGIKFAVEDVNESIEELINEYNISNFSSFHDYIITKAKQ; encoded by the coding sequence ATGGCAAAAGAAAGCAAAGCACAAAGGGTAGAACGGATAAAAAAAGAAAAAGATGGTCTTGATGTACTTCAAGACATCTATCTTTATGCAGTAACAGGAGAAGCTGTTCATCCAGAAGATATCGATAGATTAAAATGGTATGGACTTTATACTCAAAATAGAAACCTACAAGCAGAAGATGATGAAACTTTATATTTTATGCTTAGAGTTAAACTCGAAGGTGGTCAATTAACTTTACCTCAATTAAAAATAGTTTCAGAGATATCTGAAAAATATGCAAGGGGAACTGCTGACTTTACAACAAGGCAAGATTTACAGTTTCACTATATTAGAGTTGTTGATTTACCTGAAATTTTTAGACTTCTTGATACAGTTGGATTATGTACAATATTTGCAGCAGGAGATGTTCCAAGGAATGTAGTTTCTTGTCCTATCAATGGAATAGACCATGAAGAAATTGCTGATGTTAGAGACATTGTAGATAAACTGAATGAAGCCTTTAAAGGAAATAGATTATTTTCCAACCTTCCAAGAAAATATAAAATTGGAGTAAATGGATGTTCTAAAAACTGTATGCACCATGAAATCCAAGATGTAAGTTTTAATGCGGCAAAAACAGATAATGGAAAAGTTCAATTTGCAGTTAGTGTTGGAGGAGGATTAGCTTCAAATAAAAGAATTGCAAATCATATCGGCTATGTTGCACCATCACAAGTAGTTCCATTAGCTAAAGCTATTACTAAAATCTATAGGGATCATGGATTAAGAGAAAAAAGAAATAAAGCTAGATTAGGACATCTAATTGAAAGTTGGGGCTTAGAAAAGTTTGTTGAAGTACTTCAATCTTCTTTAACATTTAGAATTAAAGAACCTGAAGATTTACAATATACTCACTCAAAATTTAGAGAACACTTTGGAATACATGAAAGTAAACAAAAAGGTAAAAGTTATATTGGTTGTTCATTAAACTCTGGACATATAGGAGTAGATGGATTAAATAACTTAATTAAATTATTTGAAAAATATGAAGCAACAGCTTTAAAATGTACAGTTACGCAAAATATTATTATTTTAGATGCACCAACAAACAAAGTAAAAGAGTTTGCAAAAGACTTGGAAGAAGTTCACATTTATCCAAACCCTTCTAACTTTAGGGCAAGAACTCAAGCATGTACAGGTATTGATTTTTGTAAATTTGCAATTTCAGAAACAAAAGGTGTTGCAAAAAAATTAGTTGAGCACTTGGAAAATAAATTCCCTGAATTTGGAGAAAGAATTACTATTTCAGTAAATGGTTGTCCTAACTCTTGTGCTCATCCGCATATTGTAGATATTGGATTAATGGGAACAAAAGTAAAGAAAGAAGGAAAACCTGTATCGGGATTTGAACTTTTAGTAGGAGGTTTTCTTGAAGGAGACAAGTCTCAATTTAATCAAAAAATAGGTATCAAATTTGCAGTTGAAGATGTAAATGAAAGTATAGAAGAGTTAATAAACGAGTATAATATATCTAACTTTTCATCATTTCACGACTACATTATAACAAAAGCTAAACAATAA
- the cysN gene encoding sulfate adenylyltransferase subunit CysN, with amino-acid sequence MAHQSDLIAENIEQYLKEHEHKEILRFITCGSVDDGKSTLIGRLLYDSKMIFEDQLASIEKDSKKSGTTGDKIDLALLVDGLASEREQGITIDVAYRFFSTDKRKFIIADTPGHEQYTRNMATGASTADLAIILIDARQGVLTQTKRHSYIASLLGIKNLIVAINKMDLVDFSQERFKEIKKDYEEIIPNLPHNADINFNYIPISALDGDNIVSNSPKSPWYAGKPLMELLDTVEIHHDENDDFRLPVQYVSRPHLNFRGFSGTIASGTISVGDEITVLPSRKTSVVKSIVSNDIKDLRPIGKDEAYETIETAYAPMATTITLKDEIDISRGDMIVKSNSIPKVSNKLNVMVVWMDEKPMELNNSYIIKRATSVINGSFKAVEFKKDINSFKEISADTLELNDIAKCSLSLDRQIAVDSYYENRHTGSFIIIDRYTNSTVGAGMIVDAQESQDNEDQTRDYTEAEIALNKYIRDNFPEWGCKEILG; translated from the coding sequence ATGGCACACCAATCAGATTTAATTGCTGAAAATATTGAACAATATTTAAAAGAGCATGAACACAAAGAGATATTAAGATTTATTACTTGTGGGTCTGTTGATGATGGAAAGTCAACTTTAATTGGAAGACTTCTTTATGATTCAAAAATGATTTTTGAAGATCAATTAGCATCTATTGAAAAAGACTCTAAAAAAAGTGGTACAACAGGGGATAAAATTGACCTTGCACTTTTAGTTGATGGTCTGGCAAGTGAGAGAGAACAAGGTATTACTATTGATGTTGCCTATAGATTCTTCTCAACTGATAAAAGAAAGTTTATTATTGCAGATACTCCAGGTCACGAACAATATACAAGAAACATGGCTACAGGAGCTTCTACAGCAGATTTAGCGATTATTCTTATTGATGCAAGACAAGGTGTTTTAACTCAAACTAAAAGACACTCTTATATAGCTTCTTTATTAGGAATAAAAAACCTAATTGTTGCTATTAATAAAATGGACTTAGTTGACTTTAGCCAAGAGAGATTTAAAGAGATTAAAAAAGATTATGAAGAGATTATTCCAAATCTTCCTCATAATGCAGATATCAACTTTAACTATATTCCAATCTCTGCATTAGATGGAGATAATATTGTTTCAAACTCTCCTAAATCACCTTGGTATGCAGGTAAACCTTTAATGGAATTACTTGATACTGTTGAAATTCACCATGATGAGAATGATGACTTTAGATTACCAGTTCAATATGTTTCTAGACCTCACTTAAACTTTAGAGGTTTCTCTGGAACTATTGCAAGTGGTACTATTAGTGTTGGTGATGAGATTACAGTTTTACCATCAAGAAAAACATCAGTTGTTAAATCAATTGTTTCAAATGATATAAAAGATTTAAGACCAATTGGAAAAGATGAAGCGTACGAGACTATTGAAACTGCATATGCACCAATGGCTACAACAATTACATTAAAAGATGAGATTGATATTAGTAGAGGAGATATGATTGTAAAATCAAACTCTATTCCTAAAGTTTCAAACAAACTAAATGTAATGGTAGTTTGGATGGATGAAAAACCAATGGAGTTAAATAATAGCTATATCATTAAAAGAGCTACTTCTGTTATAAATGGTTCATTTAAAGCAGTTGAGTTTAAAAAAGATATTAATAGCTTTAAAGAAATCTCTGCTGACACTCTTGAGTTAAATGATATTGCAAAATGTTCTTTGTCACTTGACAGACAAATTGCTGTTGATTCATACTATGAAAATAGACACACTGGAAGCTTTATTATCATCGATAGATATACAAACTCAACAGTTGGTGCTGGGATGATCGTAGATGCACAAGAAAGTCAAGATAATGAAGATCAAACAAGAGACTATACAGAAGCTGAAATAGCTTTAAATAAATATATTAGAGATAACTTCCCTGAGTGGGGATGTAAAGAGATTTTAGGATAA
- the cysD gene encoding sulfate adenylyltransferase subunit CysD encodes MSELKISKERLTHLKQLEAESMHIMREVIAEFSNPAMLYSVGKDSSVMLHILQKAFYPAPPPLPLVHVDTKWKFKEMIEFRDRRAKEVGMELIVYSNPKGLEMNISPFEHGSALHTDVMKTQGLKQMLDIQKFDAVFGGARRDEEKSRAKERIYSFRDENHRWDPKNQRPELWNIYNGRHVRGESIRVFPLSNWTELDIWQYIYLEEIPIPDLYFSKEREVVEYMGTKIMVDDERMPEELRKTAKKEKVRFRTLGCYPLTGAVNSEATTLPEIIQEMLVCTTSERQGRLIDSDGDASMEKKKQEGYF; translated from the coding sequence ATGAGTGAATTAAAGATAAGTAAGGAAAGACTTACACATTTAAAACAATTAGAAGCAGAATCTATGCATATTATGAGAGAAGTAATAGCTGAATTTTCTAATCCAGCAATGCTCTACTCAGTAGGAAAAGACTCTTCTGTAATGCTACATATTTTACAAAAGGCTTTCTACCCTGCACCTCCACCACTACCATTAGTACATGTTGATACTAAATGGAAATTTAAAGAGATGATTGAGTTTAGAGACAGACGAGCAAAAGAAGTGGGAATGGAACTTATTGTTTACTCTAATCCAAAAGGTTTAGAGATGAACATTTCACCTTTTGAACATGGTTCTGCTTTACATACAGATGTTATGAAAACTCAAGGTTTAAAGCAAATGCTAGATATCCAAAAGTTTGATGCAGTATTTGGTGGAGCAAGACGTGATGAAGAAAAATCAAGAGCTAAAGAAAGAATTTACTCATTTAGAGATGAAAACCATAGATGGGACCCAAAAAACCAAAGACCAGAGTTATGGAATATCTATAACGGTAGACATGTCAGAGGTGAGTCTATTAGAGTATTCCCATTATCAAACTGGACTGAGCTTGATATTTGGCAATATATCTATTTAGAAGAGATACCTATTCCTGATTTATACTTCTCAAAAGAAAGAGAAGTAGTAGAGTATATGGGTACAAAAATCATGGTAGATGATGAAAGAATGCCAGAAGAGTTAAGAAAGACTGCAAAAAAAGAGAAAGTGAGATTTAGAACACTTGGATGTTATCCATTAACAGGAGCAGTAAATAGTGAAGCAACAACTCTACCTGAGATTATTCAAGAGATGTTAGTTTGTACAACATCTGAAAGACAAGGTAGATTAATTGATAGTGATGGTGACGCATCAATGGAGAAGAAAAAACAAGAGGGGTATTTTTAA
- a CDS encoding phosphoadenylyl-sulfate reductase, with product MRINKLNQELQNLSAEDIIKYFLKEYKQDAALSSSLGAEDQVLTDMILKVDKDANIFTLDTGRLHPETYDVMDATNLKYGVKLNVFFPLNEKVEELYQKQGINGHFESIDNRKNCCNIRKMEPLKRALKPLKVWITGLRATQSVTRTSMSVVEYDENFEVIKVNPLINWSEEDVWNYIKQNNVPYNKLHDQGYPSIGCAPCTRPVKAGEDIRAGRWWWENPEHKECGLHAK from the coding sequence ATGAGAATTAATAAATTAAATCAAGAACTTCAAAACTTAAGTGCTGAAGACATAATAAAATACTTTTTAAAAGAGTATAAACAAGATGCTGCTTTATCAAGCAGCTTAGGAGCAGAGGATCAAGTCTTAACAGATATGATTCTAAAAGTAGATAAAGATGCAAATATCTTTACACTAGATACAGGAAGATTACATCCTGAAACATATGATGTTATGGATGCAACAAATCTAAAATATGGTGTTAAGTTAAATGTTTTTTTTCCTTTAAATGAAAAAGTAGAAGAGCTTTATCAAAAACAAGGTATTAATGGACATTTTGAAAGTATTGATAATAGAAAAAACTGTTGTAATATCAGAAAAATGGAACCTCTTAAACGTGCGTTAAAACCTTTGAAAGTTTGGATTACAGGTCTTAGAGCAACACAAAGTGTTACTAGAACTTCAATGAGCGTAGTTGAATATGATGAGAACTTTGAAGTTATCAAAGTTAACCCTCTAATCAACTGGAGTGAAGAAGATGTATGGAACTACATTAAGCAAAACAATGTTCCATATAATAAACTTCATGACCAAGGATATCCAAGTATTGGATGTGCACCCTGTACTAGGCCAGTTAAAGCTGGCGAAGATATTAGAGCTGGAAGATGGTGGTGGGAAAATCCCGAGCATAAAGAGTGCGGATTACACGCAAAGTAG
- a CDS encoding DUF2061 domain-containing protein, which yields MAEKAYRSVVKTVSWRTVGTLDTIIISYFITGNLTMAASIGSIELVTKMVLYYFHERAWNKISFGKTKEPDYQI from the coding sequence ATGGCAGAAAAAGCTTATAGATCAGTTGTAAAAACGGTCTCTTGGCGTACAGTTGGAACACTTGATACAATTATAATTTCTTACTTTATAACTGGTAATTTAACAATGGCAGCTTCAATTGGTTCAATTGAACTTGTTACTAAAATGGTTTTATATTATTTTCACGAAAGAGCATGGAATAAAATATCTTTTGGAAAAACTAAAGAACCTGATTATCAAATTTAA
- the cysK gene encoding cysteine synthase A, translated as MKFANNVTELIGNTPLVKLQAASEKTQATILGKCEFMNPTHSVKDRIGTNMIKSALEQGLINEKTTVIEPTSGNTGIALASVCAGLGIKLILTMPSSMSIERRKLLKALGAELVLTEPEKGMKGAVEKANELAEKTPDSFVPQQFANGANPDIHRKTTAQEILNDTDGKIDILVAAIGTGGTITGIGEVLKQHNSNIQVIAVEPEASPVLSGGKPGPHRIQGIGAGFVPDVLNTTVYDEVIQVSNEDAIETSRKLAKEEGLLVGISAGANAYVAEQIASKPENKGKTIVTVLCDTGERYLSVGLYDDE; from the coding sequence ATGAAATTTGCAAACAATGTTACAGAATTAATTGGAAACACGCCACTTGTAAAACTACAAGCTGCAAGTGAAAAGACTCAAGCTACTATCTTAGGAAAATGTGAGTTTATGAACCCTACTCACTCAGTAAAAGATAGAATTGGAACAAATATGATTAAATCTGCTTTAGAGCAAGGCTTAATCAATGAGAAAACTACAGTTATTGAACCAACAAGTGGAAATACTGGAATTGCTCTTGCTTCAGTTTGTGCAGGTTTAGGAATTAAACTAATTCTTACAATGCCTTCATCAATGAGTATAGAAAGAAGAAAACTATTAAAAGCCTTAGGTGCTGAACTTGTTTTAACAGAACCAGAAAAAGGGATGAAAGGTGCAGTTGAGAAAGCAAATGAATTAGCAGAAAAAACACCTGATTCTTTTGTTCCTCAACAATTTGCAAATGGTGCGAACCCTGATATTCATAGAAAAACAACGGCACAAGAAATATTAAATGATACTGATGGAAAAATTGATATTCTAGTAGCAGCTATTGGTACAGGTGGAACAATTACTGGTATTGGAGAAGTTTTAAAGCAACATAACTCTAATATCCAAGTAATTGCCGTAGAACCTGAAGCATCACCTGTATTAAGTGGTGGTAAACCAGGACCACATAGAATTCAAGGTATTGGAGCAGGATTTGTTCCTGATGTATTAAATACTACGGTTTATGATGAAGTTATTCAAGTAAGTAATGAAGATGCAATTGAAACTTCAAGAAAACTTGCAAAAGAAGAAGGGCTTTTAGTTGGTATCTCAGCCGGAGCAAATGCTTATGTAGCAGAACAAATTGCTTCTAAACCTGAAAACAAAGGAAAAACAATTGTTACTGTTCTTTGTGATACAGGAGAGAGATATCTAAGTGTAGGATTATATGACGATGAGTAA
- a CDS encoding RrF2 family transcriptional regulator, whose translation MPLISSKGVYGLTAMYELSKHDGESPMQIKEISSNANIPQNYLEQLLGKLRRAELVKSIRGAKGGYILAKKAEEILVKDILVALEDDLKVIDNKTDNPILNIFFDEAKKRTKKMFDIPLTKLDEYEDKYNGFLHYSI comes from the coding sequence ATGCCTTTAATTTCATCCAAAGGTGTATATGGGTTAACAGCCATGTATGAGTTAAGTAAACATGATGGAGAGTCTCCCATGCAAATCAAGGAGATTTCTTCAAATGCCAATATCCCACAAAACTACCTTGAACAGTTGCTAGGGAAGTTAAGACGTGCTGAACTAGTAAAGAGTATTAGGGGAGCAAAAGGTGGTTATATTTTGGCAAAAAAGGCTGAGGAAATTTTAGTTAAGGATATTTTAGTTGCTTTAGAAGATGATTTAAAAGTCATTGATAATAAAACAGATAATCCTATCTTAAATATTTTCTTTGATGAAGCAAAAAAAAGAACAAAAAAGATGTTTGATATTCCTCTAACAAAACTAGATGAATATGAAGATAAATATAATGGATTTTTACATTATAGTATATAA